One part of the Paracoccus sp. MBLB3053 genome encodes these proteins:
- a CDS encoding GNAT family N-acetyltransferase: MTTIRILTGDSVGAVLDDLARLRITVFRDWPYLYDGDVEYERDYLSAYQSPGAVVVAAYDGERMVGAATGAPMEHHAGDFSAAFAGRPEPLEEIFYCAESVLLPEYRGAGLGHAFFDGREDHARALGRRYSAFCSVMRPADHPRRPLDYRPLDDFWRKRGYEPLPGVIAEFDWKDIDAQETSRKPLQFWMKRL, encoded by the coding sequence GTGACGACGATCCGCATCCTGACGGGCGATTCGGTCGGGGCAGTGCTGGATGATCTGGCACGGCTGCGCATCACGGTGTTCCGTGACTGGCCCTATCTTTACGATGGTGATGTGGAATATGAGCGCGACTACCTGAGCGCCTATCAATCCCCCGGCGCGGTTGTCGTGGCTGCCTATGACGGCGAAAGAATGGTCGGCGCGGCGACAGGGGCCCCGATGGAGCATCATGCGGGGGACTTCTCTGCCGCATTCGCCGGCCGTCCCGAGCCGCTCGAGGAAATCTTCTACTGCGCGGAATCGGTGCTGTTGCCGGAATACCGGGGCGCTGGTCTGGGACATGCCTTCTTTGACGGGCGCGAAGATCACGCCCGCGCATTGGGCCGTCGCTACAGCGCGTTTTGCAGCGTCATGCGCCCGGCAGACCACCCGCGACGCCCGCTGGACTATCGCCCGCTGGACGATTTCTGGCGCAAGCGTGGCTACGAGCCCCTGCCCGGTGTCATCGCCGAGTTCGACTGGAAGGATATCGACGCGCAGGAAACTTCACGCAAACCCCTGCAATTCTGGATGAAACGCCTGTGA
- a CDS encoding carbon-nitrogen hydrolase family protein, protein MKIAASAYNFDWFDDFDAYRAKVTRWVEAAADCDLLVFPEYGAMELASLGGKEIASDLEASLHEVARHEASRDALHAELAARHGIHILAASGPQFSGERPVNRAVLFGPDGRLGHQDKQIMTRFERENWHVEGAPGLRVFNTPVGKLGILICYDSEFPLLARQLAEAGVEIILTPSCTDTVAGFNRVRIGAMARALESQCIVVHSPTVGDCDWNPAIDENRGRAAIYAPSDGIWPETGILAEGEMDRPGWVKARVDLDKVRESREDGRVLPFAHWPESQASLVI, encoded by the coding sequence ATCAAGATCGCCGCCTCGGCCTATAATTTCGACTGGTTCGACGATTTCGACGCCTATCGCGCCAAGGTGACCCGATGGGTCGAGGCGGCGGCGGATTGCGACCTGCTCGTCTTTCCCGAATATGGCGCGATGGAGCTTGCATCTTTGGGCGGCAAGGAAATCGCCAGTGACCTTGAAGCCTCTTTGCACGAAGTCGCGCGGCATGAGGCGTCGCGCGACGCGCTGCACGCAGAACTGGCAGCTCGGCACGGCATTCATATCCTCGCCGCGTCCGGACCGCAGTTCAGCGGCGAACGCCCGGTCAACAGGGCGGTCCTGTTCGGACCCGATGGCCGGCTGGGGCATCAGGACAAGCAGATCATGACCAGGTTCGAGCGCGAGAACTGGCATGTCGAAGGTGCCCCCGGCCTGCGGGTCTTCAATACACCCGTCGGCAAGCTGGGTATCCTGATCTGCTATGACAGCGAATTCCCCCTGCTGGCGCGGCAATTGGCCGAGGCCGGAGTCGAGATCATCCTGACTCCCTCGTGTACGGACACCGTGGCCGGCTTCAATCGCGTGCGTATCGGGGCGATGGCGCGGGCGCTGGAAAGCCAGTGCATTGTCGTCCATTCGCCGACCGTCGGAGATTGCGACTGGAACCCGGCGATCGACGAAAATCGCGGCCGTGCAGCGATATATGCCCCCTCGGACGGAATCTGGCCCGAAACCGGAATCCTCGCGGAAGGCGAGATGGACCGCCCCGGCTGGGTCAAGGCCCGCGTCGATCTCGACAAGGTGCGCGAGAGCCGCGAGGACGGCCGCGTCCTGCCATTCGCCCATTGGCCCGAGAGCCAGGCGAGCCTGGTCATCTGA
- a CDS encoding 2-isopropylmalate synthase, which yields MKAAIVACAMILAGTGMAGAQSVVTKHYDDGGVYEGTFRNGKQHGRGTYKLPSGYEYTGDWVEGEILGQGQARFPNGSVYEGAFSRGKPNGTGKITYADGGTYEGDWRDGQITGRGVAHYANGSVYEGSFVNALHEGKGVLTQPNGYRYEGDWKQGVKEGRGKITYPDGATYDGEMKANQRAGQGKLTMPDGLVYEGGWTAGQMSGQGKLLQPSGDSYEGRFANGRREGRGTAVYANGDRYEGDFRADLRSGNGTFTGADGYVYSGDWVEGRMEGLGRITYPDGSIYEGEVRNDMPEGRGLITYPDGANYEGGWLAGVIEGQGVAKYANGLVYEGAFKRGRNEGQGRMTYPDGYVYNGAWRDGQRHGQGQATYADGTTYDGSFVAGLRHGKGRLIAPDGFRYEGNWKEGEIDGEGVATYANGDVYKGHFVVGKRQGAGVMHYATGQVAAGEWNDNALAKAAPDGAKGQAPGVTPDSTLPAEPAAPPPA from the coding sequence ATGAAGGCAGCCATTGTCGCTTGCGCGATGATCCTGGCAGGCACCGGCATGGCTGGGGCCCAATCCGTCGTGACCAAGCACTATGATGACGGCGGCGTCTACGAGGGCACTTTCCGCAATGGCAAGCAGCACGGTCGCGGCACCTACAAGCTGCCCTCGGGCTATGAATATACCGGCGATTGGGTCGAGGGCGAGATCCTGGGGCAGGGCCAGGCGCGTTTCCCGAATGGCTCGGTCTACGAAGGGGCCTTTTCCAGGGGCAAGCCCAACGGCACCGGCAAGATCACCTATGCCGATGGCGGGACCTATGAGGGCGACTGGCGCGATGGCCAGATCACCGGGCGTGGTGTCGCCCATTATGCGAACGGCTCGGTCTACGAAGGCAGTTTCGTGAATGCTCTGCACGAGGGCAAGGGTGTCCTGACCCAGCCCAATGGCTATCGCTATGAGGGTGATTGGAAACAGGGTGTCAAGGAGGGCCGGGGCAAGATCACCTACCCGGATGGCGCCACCTATGACGGAGAGATGAAGGCGAACCAGCGCGCCGGGCAAGGCAAGCTGACCATGCCCGACGGCCTGGTCTATGAGGGCGGTTGGACTGCGGGGCAGATGTCCGGGCAGGGCAAGCTGCTGCAACCTTCCGGCGACAGCTACGAGGGGCGTTTTGCCAATGGCCGACGCGAGGGGCGTGGCACAGCGGTCTATGCGAATGGCGATCGATACGAAGGCGATTTCCGCGCCGACCTGCGCTCTGGAAACGGCACATTCACCGGCGCGGATGGTTATGTCTATTCCGGCGATTGGGTCGAAGGCCGCATGGAGGGGCTTGGTCGTATCACCTATCCCGACGGGTCGATCTATGAGGGTGAAGTCAGGAACGACATGCCCGAAGGGCGCGGCCTGATCACCTATCCCGATGGCGCGAATTACGAAGGCGGTTGGCTCGCCGGCGTGATCGAAGGGCAGGGCGTGGCAAAATATGCCAATGGGCTGGTCTACGAGGGGGCATTCAAGCGCGGCCGGAACGAGGGCCAGGGCCGGATGACCTATCCCGACGGCTACGTCTATAACGGTGCCTGGCGCGACGGTCAGCGCCACGGGCAAGGCCAGGCGACTTACGCGGATGGCACGACCTATGACGGCTCATTCGTGGCGGGGCTCCGCCACGGCAAGGGTCGGCTGATCGCGCCGGACGGTTTCCGTTACGAAGGCAACTGGAAGGAAGGCGAGATCGACGGCGAGGGTGTGGCAACCTATGCCAATGGCGACGTCTACAAAGGGCATTTCGTCGTCGGAAAGCGCCAGGGGGCGGGCGTCATGCACTATGCCACGGGGCAGGTCGCCGCGGGCGAGTGGAACGACAATGCGCTGGCAAAGGCCGCCCCCGACGGCGCGAAAGGACAGGCTCCGGGAGTGACGCCGGATTCGACCCTGCCTGCCGAGCCCGCTGCGCCTCCACCGGCCTGA
- a CDS encoding NAD+ synthase → MADKFRITLGQLNPTVGDLPGNAAKAREAWDKAREAGADMLALPEMFITGYQTQDLVLKPGFTKDAMAEIEKLARDCADGPAIGIGGPYAEGKKLYNAYWILEGGKVSARVLKHDLPHKQLFDELRLFDQGPISGPYRIGPLRIGSPICEDAWWPEVAETLAETGAEILMVPNGSPYHRNKLDLRMGHMVARVVESDLPLVYLNSVGGQDDQLYDGASFVLNPGPDGGAVKVMQLAPFDEIVEHVDFERGPEGWRAIPGRLDHQPDEWEQDYRAMTEGLRDYMRKSGFKKVVLGLSGGIDSALVATIASDAIGPANVRCVMLPSEYTSQASLDDAADCAERLGTRLDTVHIEGARDAVGAALAHIMEGTKADTTEENIQSRLRGVMLMAISNKFGELLLTTGNKSEVAVGYATIYGDMAGGYNPIKDLYKTRVFETCRWRNMNHRDWMMGPSGEVVPPQIISKPPSAELRPDQKDEDSLPPYEILDAILDGLVEKDLALRDLVDQGFDPETVKKVETLLYGSEWKRYQAAPGPRISTKAFWLDRRYPLVNRWRDRL, encoded by the coding sequence ATGGCAGACAAGTTCCGCATCACTCTTGGACAGCTGAACCCGACTGTCGGCGACCTGCCGGGCAATGCGGCCAAGGCACGGGAGGCTTGGGACAAGGCGCGCGAGGCCGGTGCGGACATGCTGGCCCTGCCCGAGATGTTCATCACCGGCTACCAGACGCAGGACCTTGTCCTGAAACCCGGCTTCACCAAGGACGCCATGGCCGAGATCGAAAAGCTGGCCCGTGACTGCGCAGATGGTCCCGCGATCGGCATCGGCGGCCCCTATGCCGAGGGCAAGAAGCTTTACAACGCCTACTGGATCCTTGAAGGCGGCAAGGTTTCGGCCCGCGTGCTCAAGCATGACCTGCCGCACAAGCAGCTTTTCGACGAATTGCGCCTGTTCGATCAGGGACCTATCAGCGGCCCCTACCGCATCGGCCCGCTGCGCATCGGCAGCCCGATCTGCGAGGACGCCTGGTGGCCCGAGGTCGCCGAGACGCTGGCGGAAACGGGCGCAGAGATCCTGATGGTCCCGAATGGCAGCCCCTATCACCGCAACAAGCTCGACCTGCGCATGGGCCACATGGTCGCGCGGGTGGTCGAAAGCGATCTGCCGTTGGTCTATCTCAATTCGGTCGGCGGCCAGGACGACCAGCTCTACGACGGGGCAAGCTTCGTTCTGAACCCCGGCCCGGATGGCGGCGCGGTCAAGGTGATGCAGCTCGCGCCATTCGACGAGATCGTCGAACATGTGGATTTCGAGCGCGGGCCGGAAGGCTGGCGCGCGATCCCCGGTCGGCTGGACCATCAGCCGGATGAATGGGAACAGGACTATCGCGCCATGACAGAAGGCCTGCGCGATTACATGCGCAAGTCCGGCTTCAAGAAGGTGGTTCTGGGCCTGTCGGGTGGGATCGACTCGGCGCTGGTCGCCACCATCGCCAGCGATGCGATTGGCCCCGCAAACGTGCGCTGCGTCATGCTGCCCAGCGAATATACATCGCAGGCGAGCCTTGACGACGCGGCCGATTGTGCTGAGCGCCTCGGCACGCGGCTCGACACCGTGCATATCGAAGGGGCCCGCGACGCGGTGGGCGCGGCCCTCGCCCATATCATGGAGGGCACGAAAGCCGACACGACCGAGGAAAACATCCAGTCCCGCCTCCGCGGCGTGATGTTGATGGCCATCTCGAACAAGTTCGGCGAGCTGCTGCTGACCACAGGCAACAAGTCAGAGGTCGCCGTTGGCTATGCCACGATCTATGGCGACATGGCGGGTGGCTACAATCCGATCAAGGACCTTTACAAGACCCGCGTGTTCGAGACCTGCCGCTGGCGTAACATGAACCATCGCGACTGGATGATGGGTCCCTCGGGCGAGGTCGTGCCGCCGCAGATCATCTCGAAGCCGCCCTCGGCCGAACTGCGCCCCGACCAGAAGGACGAAGACAGCCTTCCGCCTTACGAAATCCTCGACGCAATTCTCGACGGGCTGGTGGAAAAGGACCTGGCGCTCAGGGACCTTGTCGATCAGGGCTTCGACCCAGAGACCGTCAAGAAGGTTGAAACGCTGCTCTACGGCAGCGAATGGAAGCGCTATCAGGCTGCACCAGGACCGCGCATCTCGACCAAGGCGTTCTGGCTTGATCGGCGCTA